The sequence below is a genomic window from Candidatus Polarisedimenticolia bacterium.
GTAGATGAGCCGGCGCACCGTGTCGTACCCCGTGCGCAGGGCCCGGCCGTACCGCACGGTCAGGTCGCTGTGACGCTGGCGGAACCCGGGGGCGTCCTCGCCGTCCAGCTGCAGGGTGGTGATCTGCGAGAAATGGGATCCTCCGCCTCCGCCCGCCTGCGTGGTCAGAAGGGAGTAGAACGGCCGCCCGGCATCCGCCGAGTAGAGCATGCCGTCCGAACGATCGAAATAGTTCGCGGCAAACGTCCAGCGCGTCCCCAGGAGCCTCGAATCGGAGTACTCGACTCCGCCCGAATCGCGGTCCAGGTCCCGGCGGTACGACGCCCCGAGCCGTTTGCCGAGCCCCATGACATTGTCCTCGATGAAGGAGAAGCGGCCGGTCGTCTGGTTCCCCTCGCGCCTCAGGGACACGCTCGGCCGGGTCGTCCAGACGTCGCGCGTGCGCACCACGACGTCCACCCGGCCGTCGTCGCGCGGCAGCGTCACGATGCGCGTGTTGTCGTGCAGGAAGCTCAGCCGCCTCAGATTGCGCTCCGATTCGTAGAGCACGGCCGGGTCGGCCGGGTCCCCCTCGGCGAACAGGAGCTCCCTCCGGATGATGCGCTCGCGCGTCTCGACGTGCAGCTTGTTGGCCAGGATGTAGGGGGCGTGGCGCTCGTCCGGGTCGTCCAGGTTGAAGACGTCGGTCCGCTCGATCTTGATCGAGGCGATCGCGGGGAAGGACCGTCCGGATGCTGCCGGGATGGAGGTCCTATCTTCGCCCGACGCCTGGGCCAGGGCGGCGGAGCATGAAAAAAGGACGGGGAGCAGAAGGGGGACCGGGAGTCCCGAGAGAGATGCCGGTCGCAATCTTTTCCGTCCACCCATCGCGTCAACAACTCCTTGCTGAATCGATTGATCCGT
It includes:
- a CDS encoding BamA/TamA family outer membrane protein translates to MRPASLSGLPVPLLLPVLFSCSAALAQASGEDRTSIPAASGRSFPAIASIKIERTDVFNLDDPDERHAPYILANKLHVETRERIIRRELLFAEGDPADPAVLYESERNLRRLSFLHDNTRIVTLPRDDGRVDVVVRTRDVWTTRPSVSLRREGNQTTGRFSFIEDNVMGLGKRLGASYRRDLDRDSGGVEYSDSRLLGTRWTFAANYFDRSDGMLYSADAGRPFYSLLTTQAGGGGGSHFSQITTLQLDGEDAPGFRQRHSDLTVRYGRALRTGYDTVRRLIYRFRFEDDLFDLEPGEGPLVLKPPIGGSDYPALPEDHRFRVLEAEYQSSDVRFERASHLDRFDRFQDVNLGNEWSVSLGVSPTFLGDDRTRLFFSGQFSRWLHLSPSTFSRLEAGASGRVAAGTGQNLVSQIDLRHYYLGLPRQTLVVHAEQTWGHNLDGEKQFLLGGESGLRGYDNRRFDGNKRLLLNVEDRVYLVYDWLHLVSIALAGFSDAGFVWRAGKGEDLGDVVGDVGIGLRFDVTRGGSGTVIRLDYAYPVSRVGQEENPRGVLSFTAGQAF